One segment of Purpureocillium takamizusanense chromosome 7, complete sequence DNA contains the following:
- a CDS encoding RNA helicase (COG:A~EggNog:ENOG503NYNU), translating to MFRHGLRRCAGLASAASASMLPRSRALAPVARQGIASLGRSSVPLKSIAQCARMYSSEVTAEDSSVVDAAAAATPEEATQFAHLEQLGVHRNLLKAITDDMGYEDMTPVQAKTINPALKGTDIVAQAKTGTGKTLAFLLPLLQRMLVEDPSLASRQAMRHARSDDIRGIVLSPTRELAEQIATEARRLVRHTGLVVQSAVGGTRKADMLRQTQRQGCHLLVATPGRLNDLLQDPASGIDAPNLAALVLDEADRMLDVGFEAELQEIMRCLPNKDEKVRQTMLVSATIPDNVIRLARSMVRPQDFQFVQTIAENESLTHARVPQHIVAVSSWANIFPSLFELIDRESAKSQQDRSLKPFKAIVYFNTTALVELGGELGFYRRRSDLMQIPTFSIHSGLTQNQRTKAADLFRRARTGVIFSSDVTARGMDFPDVTHVIQIDAPRDRESYIHRLGRTGRQNKEGEGWLLMPPMSLSSARRLLKGLPLQQNKSLESAAVDIASGDLPQGHREMLDLANSIKKHILGGAYKSIFGGGQHSNKDELVDDLNLWATMGWGWAEPPAVSSTWARGLGLARSNLNIQDGMARRDSGNDRGDRRGPGRFNSRSSDDRRSSDPFVEMGRHVRRDGPGSGRGSGRSQW from the exons ATGTTCAGACAtggcctccgccgctgcgccggcctggcgagcgccgcgtcggcgtcgatgctcCCGCGCAGTCGCGCCCTCGCGCCTGTCGCGCGACAGGGCATCGCATCTCTCGGCCGCTCCAGTGTGCCTCTGAAGAGTATTGCACAGTGTGCGCGCATGTACAGCAGCGAGGTGACCGCCGAGGACTCCTCGGtggtcgatgccgccgccgccgccacccccgaGGAGGCGACCCAGTTCGCCCATCTCGAACAGCTCGGCGTCCACCGCAACTTGCTAAAGGCCATCACCGATGACATGGGATACGAAGACATGACCCCCGTGCAGGCAAAGACGATCAACCCCGCCCTCAAGGGCACCGACAT TGTTGCACAGGCCAAGACCGGTACTGGCAAGACACTTGCCTTTTTGTTGCCGTTGCTTCAGCGCATGCTTGTGGAGGATCCGTCGCTGGCCTCGAGACAGGCGATGCGGCACGCCCGCTCCGACGATATCCGCGGCATCGTTTTGTCCCCGACTCGCGAACTCGCCGAGCAAATCGCCACTGAAGCCAGGCGTCTCGTGCGACACACCGGGCTCGTCGTTCAGTCCGCTGTCGGAGGAACCCGCAAGGCCGACATGCTCCGTCAGACGCAGCGCCAGGGCTGCCATCTGCTTGTTGCCACTCCCGGCCGCCTCAATGACCTGCTGCAAGACCCTGCCTCTGGTATTGACGCCCCAAACCTGGCTGCTCTCGtactcgacgaggccgaccgtatgctcgacgtcggcttTGAGGCGGAGCTGCAAGAGATCATGAGGTGCCTCCCGAACAAGGACGAAAAGGTCCGCCAAACCATGCTGGTCTCCGCCACCATCCCCGACAACGTCATCCGCCTGGCCCGCTCAATGGTCCGACCGCAAGACTTCCAGTTCGTGCAGACGATTGCCGAGAATGAGTCCCTTACCCACGCACGAGTACCGCAGCATATCGTGGCCGTCTCTTCGTGGGCCAACATCTTCCCCAGTCTGTTCGAGCTCATCGACCGCGAGTCCGCCAAGAGTCAACAAGATCGAAGCTTGAAGCCTTTCAAGGCGATTGTATACTTCAACACCACCGCGCTCGTCGAACTCGGCGGCGAACTCGGCTTCTACCGAAGGCGCAGTGACTTGATGCAGATCCCAACCTTCTCCATCCACTCTGGGCTCACTCAGAACCAGCGgaccaaggccgccgacctgTTTCGCCGGGCCCGAACTGGTGTCATCTTTTCTTCCGATGTCACTGCCCGCGGTATGGACTTCCCTGATGTCACGCACGTCATTCAGATTGACGCCCCGCGCGACCGCGAGTCCTACATCCATCGACTGGGCCGTACCGGGAGACAGAACAAAGAGGGTGAGGGCTGGCTCCTGATGCCACCCATGTCGCTTAGCAGTGCGAGGAGGCTCCTGAAGGGACTCCCACTCCAGCAGAACAAGTCACTCGAGAGCGCAGCGGTCGATATCGCATCCGGGGATCTCCCCCAGGGTCATCGCGAAATGCTCGATCTCGCAAACTCTATTAAGAAGCACATCTTGGGAGGAGCTTACAAGTCCATCTTTGGTGGCGGTCAACACAGCAACAAGGATGAACTTGTCGATGATTTGAATCTCTGGGCGACTatgggctggggctgggctgagccgccggccgtcaGCTCGACCTGGGCGCGCGGTCTGGGCCTGGCCAGGTCTAACTTGAATATTCAAGACGGCATGGCTCGACGCGACTCCGGCAATGATCGGGGTGaccgccgaggccctgggcGTTTCAACTCCCGTTCTTCAGATGACAGGCGGTCGTCGGATCCGTTCGTCGAGATGGGACGCCACGTACGGCGCGACGGCCCCGGCTCGGGCCGCGGCTCTGGGCGTAGCCAGTGGTAA
- a CDS encoding uncharacterized protein (EggNog:ENOG503P8BD) — protein MSTVADGPPHVEFRLPKSIQPASYKPTPLRIIKRRHDNANCSGVTDENAPPNDGVGPMLNALGFIGEDFGLNVAKRHSRRITPTASPNNALLGYGEGSQPESWTSPLEPARPPAVPWGEALGRCRDLLSKSTPPAKNARRRWPLGRTRPSLGPSRCRTPSSGSSLRSDYVSDTRSFSRTSTIGSARRKLALCAFGDEGESADPVASPTPPASPLLLNGNVHAQPLVLSPCISVRSESVELKNGQQWLWAAIEVSARLSSIPSSRAPSTASALKEATGTFIDHQLDRYFEFRCLYDLTVEVLPTPGTAIVQLLEEQAFPTQVPCSWRLSVPSLLTMRCRTIYAGSSVFLLAQICIESEKIGGRGRNGHARQKSDELIEDLELQLGSSVVGYMQVRVSYSHSAFPEHKTMRPGTEGVSSLRSRLETTATATLKRRNNLSLWSARSRSSCGSLLDIVRLH, from the exons ATGTCTACCGTCGCAGACGGGCCTCCTCACGTGGAGTTTCGGCTGCCCAAATCAATACAGCCAGCCTCGTACAAACCAACACCTCTGCGCATCATCAAGCGGCGGCACGACAACGCAAACTGCTCTGGCGTTACAGACGAGAATGCTCCTCCGAACGATGGGGTAGGCCCAATGCTCAACGCTCTGGGATTCATTGGTGAAGATTTCGGGCTGAACGTTGCCAAGCGCCATAGCAGACGCATAACGCCGACCGCATCGCCTAACAACGCCCTGTTGGGCTACGGCGAGGGGTCTCAGCCTGAGTCCTGGACGAGCCCACTGGAGCCTGCTCGACCTCCAGCAGTGCCATGGGGTGAAGCACTAGGGCGATGTCGAGACTTGCTGTCCAAGTCAACACCGCCGGCCAAGAacgctcggcgccgctggcctcTAGGACGAACTCGTCCGAGTTTGGGGCCATCTAGATGCCGAACGCCGTCATCCGGGTCATCCCTTCGATCCGACTACGTATCCGACACTCGCTCGTTCTCGCGGACCTCCACCATCGGAAGCGCTAGGCGGAAGCTGGCCCTGTGTGCGTttggcgacgaaggcgagaGCGCGGATCCGGTGGCAAGCCCAACTCCCCCAGCTTCCCCGCTGTTGCTGAATGGCAACGTGCATGCGCAGCCTCTTGTCCTGTCACCATGCATCTCAGTGAGATCCGAATCCGTGGAGCTAAAGAATGGCCAGCAGTGGCTTTGGGCAGCAATCGAGGTGTCGGCAAGGCTCTCGAGCATTCCGTCGTCGCGAGCTCCTTCAACCGCCAGCGCGCTGAAGGAGGCGACAGGAACATTTATAGATCATCAGCTAG ATCGCTATTTTGAGTTTAGGTGTCTATACGATCTCACTGTTGAAGTGTTGCCGACCCCTGGCACCGCCATCGTGCAGCTTCTCGAGGAGCAAGCTTTCCCTACGCAGGTTCCCTGCTCGTGGAGACTGTCCGTTCCGAGTTTGCTGACAATGAGATGCAGAACGATTTACGCTGGGTCCAGCGTGTTCTTACTGGCCCAGATCTGCATCGAGTCGGAAAAGATTGGAGGACGCGGTCGCAATGGGCATGCAAGGCAGAAATCTGACGAGCTGATTGAGGATCTCGAGCTGCAACTAGGAAGCTCGGTTGTGGGATACATGCAGGTCCGCGTCTCGTACTCCCACTCCGCGTTCCCCGAGCACAAGACGATGCGGCCGGGGACGGAAGGGGTGTCTAGCTTGCGAAGCAGGCTGGAGACGACAGCCACGGCCACGCTGAAGAGGCGCAATAACCTGTCACTGtggtcggcgcgctcgcggtCATCCTGCGGCAGCCTTCTTGACATTGTTCGACTTCACTAG
- the PEX7 gene encoding peroxisomal targeting signal 2 receptor (EggNog:ENOG503NXHS~BUSCO:EOG09262VOC~COG:U): MSSWNHLRPRIPYVGYLRLYCSLGRNERRLSVITNPASTAIVEPLCHPLPPPNRNGEHRRAGPAEPPTIGPVLAQDDDDDDTPALCCPALPSARPPAIMAAMLEFRTQGYNPYAVKYSPYYDSRIAVATSANFGIVGNGRVFALGLTAQGVQVEKTFDTNDALYDLAWSEINENQLIVACGDGSLKLFDLAVNDFPVMNFHEHKRETFSVCWSPITKDSFLSSSWDGTVKIWSPTRTQSLRTLPIGNCTYSASFCPSNPALISAVSSDSHLRIFDLRTPSSAKYHLVSTIPVHAAGSSGPQPGVGLPGPPPAAAAAASPPSEVLTHDWNKYNSTVVATGGVDRIIRTFDIRSPAAGPLAVMQGHDYAVRRLAWSPHASDVLISASYDMTVRLWNDAGASAAAAAAPQQQRPPQGPSSAIPGAAGTRAGHQMGIMNRHTEFVTGVDWCLFGVGGWVASVGWDERVLLWDANMLMGHR; encoded by the exons ATGTCAAGTTGGAACCACCTCAGACCTCGAATACCTTATGTTGGATACCTAAGGTTATATTGTAGCTTAGGGAGGAATGAGCGGCGCCTCTCCGTCATCACCAATCCTGCTTCAACAGCAATTGTAGAACCTCTTTgccaccccctccctccccccaacCGCAATGGTGAGCACCGTCGCGCCGGCCCTGCAGAACCTCCGACGATAGGACCCGTGCTcgcgcaagacgacgacgacgacgacacgcccgccctcTGCTGTCCCGCgctcccgtccgcccgcccgcccgccatcatggctgCCATGCTCGAGTTCCGCACGCAGGGTTACAACCCCTACGCGGTCAAGTACTCGCCCTACTACGACtcgcgcatcgccgtcgccacctcGGCAAACtttggcatcgtcggcaacgGCCGCGTCTTTGCCCTGGGCCTGACGGCGCAAGGCGTCCAGGTCGAGAAGAC CTTCGACACAAACGACGCCCTCTACGACCTCGCCTGGTCCGAAATCAACGAGAACCAACTCATCGTCgcgtgcggcgacggctccctCAAGctcttcgacctcgccgtcaaCGATTTCCCCGTCATGAACTTTCACGAGCACAAGCGCGAGACGTTTTCCGTATGCTGGAGTCCCATCACCAAGGACTCGTTTCTCTCGAGCTCCTGGGACGGTACCGTCAAGATT TGGTCCCCGACCAGGACGCAATCCCTCCGCACGCTGCCCATCGGCAACTGCACCTACAGCGCCTCCTTCTGCCCCTCCAACCCGGCCCTCATctccgccgtctcctccgacTCGCACCTCCGCATCTTCGACCTGCGCACCCCCTCGTCGGCAAAGTACCACCTCGTCTCCACGATAcccgtccacgccgccggctcctCCGGCCCCCAgcccggcgtcggcctccccggcccgccgcccgccgccgccgcggcggcgagcccccCCTCCGAGGTCCTCACCCACGACTGGAACAAGTACAACtcgaccgtcgtcgccaccggcggcgtcgaccgcATCATCCGCACCTTTGACATCCgcagccccgccgccggccccctcgccgtcatgcaGGGCCACGACTacgccgtccgccgcctgGCCTGGAGCCCGCACGCGAGCGACGTCCTCATAAGCGCCAGCTACGACATGACTGTGCGCCTGTGgaacgacgccggcgcgtccgccgccgccgccgccgctccccaGCAACAGCGTCCGCCGCAGGGCCCCTCCAGCGCCATACCCGGTGCCGCGGGCACGAGGGCCGGCCACCAGATGGGCATCATGAACCGCCACACCGAGTTCGTGACGGGAGTGGACTGGTGTCTGTTTGGTGTCGGCGGATGGGTCGCGTCGGTGGGCTGGGACGAGAGAGTGCTACTATGGGACGCCAATATGCTCATGGGCCATCGGTGA
- a CDS encoding uncharacterized protein (COG:S~EggNog:ENOG503NYT1): MKSFLTRPKRKLSPAPEAGLGDGDEPTDVKLALLSSLHPAVEQETLLDILLAHDGCVSQASTALQQQQHAHISSRKSGAIGYQRSLKQYALPSNDTSSSPEKKTKKLKSKRGSTLHLYDPADVAEHTPCTIIHNFLPAEDANDLLRELLKEAESFEKITFKLFDNVVSSPHTSSFFVESYEAMQTQKADYYYNGAKLTDVRRITPQLAKVKPIVQEAVNREVQHRIATRYPGGKKLKYQSPHAWVPNSAFVNCYKGAQESVGWHSDQLTYLGPRAVIGSVSLGVAREFRVRRVLPKDKDKDGNEAPSSSSSSGGVKTAEDDPDAEGQIAIHLPHNSLLVMHAEMQEEWKHCIAPAPSIDPHPVAGVRRINITYRDYRQRFHPRHTPRCRCGIPCVLRVVQRKRDNYGRYFWMCHASNVPGKEGCSFFQWAEFDDDGNPIYDKDSKEPAALTG, from the exons ATGAAGTCGTTCCTCACCAGGCCGAAGCGTAAACTGAGTCCCGCGCCAGAAGCAGGCCttggagacggagacgaaCCGACAGACGTCAAGCTCGCCCTGTTGTCTTCCCTGCATCCCGCCGTGGAACAAGAGACTCTCCTTGACATTCTGCTCGCTCACGACGGCTGCGTCTCCCaagcgtcgacggcgctgcagcaacagcagcacgcgCATATCAGCAGCAGGAAGAGCGGCGCTATTGGCTACCAGAGGTCTTTGAAGCAGTACGCACTGCCGTCGAACGACACCAGCTCATcgccggagaagaagacgaagaagctCAAGTCGAAGCGGGGCAGCACCCTGCACCTGTACGACccggccgacgtggccgagcACACACCCTGCACCATCATCCATAACTTCCTGCCCGCGGAAGACGCAAATgacctgctgcgcgagcttctcaaggaggccgagtCGTTTGAGAAGATTACATTTAAGCTGTTCGACAATGTCGTGTCGAGCCCGCACACATCGAGCTTCTTCGTCGAGAGCTACGAGGCGATGCAGACGCAAAAGGCGGACTACTATTATAACGGAGCAAAGCTCACA GACGTTCGGCGCATCACACCCCAGCTCGCCAAGGTCAAGCCCATAGTGCAAGAGGCCGTCAACAGGGAGGTTCAGCATCGCATCGCGACGCGGTATcccggcggcaagaagctcaagtACCAGTCGCCGCACGCGTGGGTCCCCAACTCGGCATTCGTCAACTGCTACAAGGGTGCCCAGGAGAGCGTTGGCTGGCACAGCGACCAGCTCACGTATCTCGGCCCGCGCGCGGTCATCGGCTCCGTctcgctcggcgtcgcgcgcgagTTCCGCGTCCGCAGGGTCCTGCCCAaagacaaggacaaggacggcaacgaggcgccgtcgtcgtcgtcgagcagcggcggagtcaagacggccgaggacgacccGGACGCCGAGGGCCAAATCGCGATCCACCTGCCGCACAACTCGCTGCTCGTGATGCACGCCGAGATGCAGGAGGAGTGGAAGCACTGCAtcgccccggcgccgtccatCGACCCGCACCcggtggcgggcgtgcgGCGCATCAACATCACGTACCGTGACTACCGGCAGCGGTTCCACCCGCGGCACACACCGCGCTGCCGATGCGGGATCCCGTGCGTGCTGCGGGTGGTGCAACGCAAGAGGGACAACTACGGGCGCTATTTCTGGATGTGTCACGCGAGCAACGTGCCGGGCAAGGAGGGGTGCTCGTTTTTCCAGTGGGCCGAGTTTGACGATGATGGGAATCCGATATACGACAAGGACAGCAAGGAGCCAGCCGCCTTGACTGGATGA
- the RIB7 gene encoding 2,5-diamino-6-(ribosylamino)-4(3H)-pyrimidinone 5'-phosphate reductase (COG:H~EggNog:ENOG503NX1M), producing the protein MSEQLTFAASSAAALEPHLPPARSLSATQTSTPTAFPAAASSDGTASGRREQRRPFVTLTFATSLDSTLALAPGLRTRLSGAESKAMTHYLRSRHDAILVGVSTVLADDPGLNCRIAGVQQQQQQQPRPIVVDPRLRWTPRRADKVLELARAGAGLAPYVLTAVSEADVPTGSAAMLREHGGKYIHVKSSPSPPSSTNAAAAAPGGGGQDDDGGSPAAAARRTFRWEDIFAALAAEGLASVMVEGGGRVINALLHPDCQGLVDSVIVTIAPTWLGRGGVVVSPERVTDAHHGGAPVPVPAARLSGISWMPLGEDVVLCGRLHP; encoded by the coding sequence ATGTCGGAGCAGCTCACCTTtgctgcctcctcggccgcggccctcgaacCGCACCTGCCCCCGGCTCGATCATTGTCGGCTACACAGACAAGCACGCCCACTGCTTTTCCTGCTGCAGCCTCATCTGACGGCAccgcgagcgggcggcgggagcagcggcgcccgTTCGTCACGCTCACGTTCGCCACGTCGCTCGACTCgacgctcgccctcgcgccgggACTGCGCACGCGCCTCTCGGGCGCCGAGTCCAAGGCCATGACGCACTACCTGCGGTCGCGGcacgacgccatcctcgtgGGCGTGTCGACggtgctggccgacgacccGGGGCTCAACtgccgcatcgccggcgtgcaacaacagcagcagcagcagccgcggcccATCGTTGTGGACCCGCGCCTCCGCTGGActccgcgccgcgccgacaaggtcctcgagctggcccgcgccggggccgggctCGCGCCGTACGTCCTCACCGCCGTgtccgaggccgacgtgccGACGGGGAGCGCTGCGATGCtgcgcgagcacggcggcaagTACATCCACGTCAAGtcatctccttctcctccttcatCTACtaacgccgccgccgccgcccccggaggggggggacaagatgacgacggggggtcgccggcggcggccgcgaggaggACGTTCCGCTGGGAGGACATattcgccgcgctggccgccgagggcctcgccagcgtcatggtcgagggcggcggtcgcgtcATCAACGCGCTGCTCCATCCGGACTGCCAGGGGCTCGTGGACTCGGTCATCGTGACCATTGCGCCGACGTGGctcggccggggcggcgtcgtggtctCGCCGGAGCGGGTCACGGACGCGCACCACGGCGGGGCGCCCGTCCCGGTCCCGGCGGCCAGGTTGTCCGGCATCTCGTGGATGCCGCTCGGGGAGGACGTGGTTCTGTGCGGCCGGCTGCATCCGTAG
- the RBK1 gene encoding Ribokinase (EggNog:ENOG503NX2B~COG:G): protein MAPNNHREGAAGLPRITILGSLNMDLVSYVPHHPLPGETLTSSGFNTSPGGKGANQAVACGKLSRTSSLDDPSAVVAMLGAVGGDDAYGPLLTSSLASYGVDVAGVRALPRAKTGIAIIVVDEPSGQNRIILSPEANHSLRPGDFATLPAPRPDLLIMQLEIPLDTVLQALAAARDAAVPVLLNPAPAQPLPDDAYRGLAHLVVNETEAAILSGGKESDLDDLPGMERVGAIFIGRGVQNVIITLGGRGVYYVTKSGKSALVQAQKANVVDTTAAGDTFVGSYALAAVKAGAAEFDIDTAVREANRAAAITVSRKGAQVSIPWKDELE, encoded by the coding sequence ATGGCGCCCAACAATCATCgtgaaggcgccgccggcctcccgCGCATCACCATCCTCGGCTCCCTCAACATGGACCTCGTCTCCTACGtcccccaccaccccctccccggcgAGACCCTCACGTCGAGCGGCTTCAACACCtcccccggcggcaagggcgccaaccaggccgtcgcctgcgGCAAGCtctcgcgcacctcgtccctcgacgacccctcggccgtcgtcgccatgctcggcgccgtcggcggcgacgacgcctaCGGGCCCCTCCTCACCtcgagcctcgcctcgtacggcgtcgacgtcgccggcgtccgcgccctcccccgcgccaagacgggcatcgccatcatcgtcgtcgacgagccctCGGGCCAGAACCGCATCATCCTCTCCCCCGAGGCCAACCACTCCCTCCGTCCCGGCGACTTCGCcaccctccccgccccccgccccgacCTCCTCATCATGCAGCTCGAGATCCCCCTCGACACCGTCctccaggccctcgccgccgccagggacgccgccgtccccgtcctcctcaaCCCCGCCCCCGCACAGCccctccccgacgacgcctaCCGAGGGCTTGcccacctcgtcgtcaacgagaccgaggccgccatcctctccggcggcaaggagTCCGACCTCGATGACCTGCCCGGAATggagcgcgtcggcgccatATTCATCGGCAGAGGCGTCCAGAACGTAATCAtcaccctcggcggccgcggcgtctaCTACGTCACAAAGTCTGGCAAGagcgccctcgtccaggcgCAAAAAGCAAACGTTGTCGACACGacagccgccggcgacacCTTTGTGGGCTCCtacgcgctcgccgccgtaaaggccggcgccgccgaatTCGACATCGACACGGCCGTTCGAGAGGCCAACCGGGCTGCCGCCATAACAGTCTCCCGGAAGGGAGCACAAGTATCTATTCCGTGGAAGGATGAGCTAGAATAG